One segment of Primulina tabacum isolate GXHZ01 chromosome 6, ASM2559414v2, whole genome shotgun sequence DNA contains the following:
- the LOC142550082 gene encoding uncharacterized protein LOC142550082 → MVANVGNRGVTFGTFGLTSESEVTSRNTAPTSIHDMTSNSIQITVHRLNGQNFLEWSQSVKLAVDGRGKLGYLTGETARPAETEPTFKTWRSENSLVMAWLLNSMELSIAKPHMFMKTAKEVWDSVRETYSDSENSSKIFELKTKLWNLKQNDREVTIYYNEMVALWQELDQHYDDVWESKEDFARQKKREENDRVYVFLAGMSQDLDEVKGRILGRRPLPSIREVFSEISQEESRKKVMNNQVIHETNGGSANDTSALVSRGNDPGYNLDKKKKPWCDHCKKAWHTRETCWKLHGKPAD, encoded by the coding sequence ATGGTAGCAAACGTCGGCAATAGAGGTGTAACCTTTGGCACATTCGGATTAACATCTGAGTCAGAGGTAACCTCAAGAAATACCGCTCCTACCTCTATACACGACATGACGTCTAACTCGATTCAAATTACTGTCCATCGGTTAAATGGTCAGAATTTTTTGGAGTGGTCTCAATCAGTGAAATTGGCAGTTGATGGACGAGGAAAACTAGGATACCTTACTGGAGAAACAGCCAGACCTGCAGAGACAGAGCCAACCTTCAAGACATGGAGGTCGGAGAACTCTCTGGTCATGGCATGGCTTCTCAATTCAATGGAACTCTCCATTGCCAAACCCCACATGTTTATGAAGACCGCGAAAGAGGTGTGGGATTCTGTCAGAGAGACCTATTCAGATTCTGAGAATTCTTCCAAGATCTTTGAGTTGAAAACAAAACTCTGGAACTTGAAGCAAAATGATAGGGAAGTTACAATCTACTACAACGAGATGGTGGCCCTATGGCAGGAACTAGACCAACACTATGATGATGTGTGGGAGAGCAAGGAGGACTTTGCGAGGCAGAAGAAGAGGGAAGAGAATGATCGTGTCTATGTATTCTTGGCTGGAATGAGTCAAGACCTGGATGAAGTCAAGGGGAGAATACTTGGCCGAAGACCTCTTCCATCAATCAGAGAAGTCTTCTCTGAAATAAGCCAAGAAGAAAGCAGAAAAAAGGTTATGAATAACCAGGTGATACATGAGACTAATGGAGGATCTGCGAATGATACATCTGCCCTTGTGTCCCGCGGTAATGATCCAGGATACAACCTCGACAAGAAGAAGAAACCATGGTGTGATCATTGCAAAAAGGCATGGCATACTCGTGAGACGTGTTGGAAGCTTCATGGAAAGCCCGCTGACTGA